The genomic window TTTATGAACTTTATAAAATTTACCCAGTAAATCAAACAAATATTGTAATGTTAGGAGATTCTATTACTTATGCTGTTAATTGGAATGAGTTATTTAATTCTGCGATTATAAACAGAGGAATAAATGGAGATACAACTTCTGGTTTTTTACAAAGAATAGAGCAAGTAACAAACCTAAATCCAAAAAAAGTTTTTGTAATGGGTGGAATAAATGATATTTTTCAAGGTTTTCAAGTAAAAGATATTTTTGAAAATCATAAAAAAATAATTCAAATATTAAAAGAAAAAAATATAACTCCATATATTTATTCAACCCTTTATACAGCAAAAAAAGACAATGGTTATAATGACAAAGTAAAAGAGTTAAATGTTTTGTTAAAAAAGTATTGTGAAGACAATAAAATAGTTTTTATAGATTTAAATAAATCCCTTTCGAAAGATGAACTTTTAATAAAAGACTATACTCATGATGGACTTCATTTAAACGCAAAAGCATATTTAATTTGGAAAGAAGAAATCAAAAAATATATATTTGATAAGAAATAATTTACAATATTTTCAAGTCTTAACAAACACTCAAAATATACCAAAAGTAAATCTTAACCGATTTTTAGGTATATTAATACTTAAACTAACAAAAATAAATCTTAATAATACAAAGAAGAAGAAACATATATGGCTTTAATAGACCTACAGAATATTTC from Arcobacter venerupis includes these protein-coding regions:
- a CDS encoding GDSL-type esterase/lipase family protein, with amino-acid sequence MQKYNLNLTGVILCLMVALMLPNKLYSSTQKKTNDSLAFGDNNIYELYKIYPVNQTNIVMLGDSITYAVNWNELFNSAIINRGINGDTTSGFLQRIEQVTNLNPKKVFVMGGINDIFQGFQVKDIFENHKKIIQILKEKNITPYIYSTLYTAKKDNGYNDKVKELNVLLKKYCEDNKIVFIDLNKSLSKDELLIKDYTHDGLHLNAKAYLIWKEEIKKYIFDKK